In Myxococcus stipitatus, the following are encoded in one genomic region:
- a CDS encoding glycosyltransferase family 87 protein: MNKQSSFGITSPLPAGQGAASQVGAHGTHLLLLVLFVAVTLVTREVLWLPTQRDLDFSAYWAAGQLAFSPEGAPYDWRTLTRLGREWLPERTPVPGFIYTPVALLAFGVFKGLEFTTAAGIMLLVNILTAAAAFAFLARTLELRSSRRMFLCWAGYTLCFAPLYESLGLGQVNPVLLLLLCAVWSAYRSNRAMWAGGLAAAAAVFLKFHFGLLLLPVLLRRQWRLALWGIAFLSLGVGLSAALLPFDAWAQWHEHVVSGSSLIRMPRGLPGVADQSNLSLPGLTGRFLLKNLAFPNNSTPRELASLVATSLCVVLACVMAWVLWRSSRMPRTPERADMEVCLVLATAFEVSPISWGPHLMFLLPVVYLLGRDVVLTPGAPAPQRVLLGTLILILALHPYFLRLHDATVILVVATVRALVTLTVWSAMALLLLRLSPAPALHTPAFHSTP, from the coding sequence ATGAACAAGCAGAGCTCCTTCGGCATCACGTCCCCGCTCCCCGCCGGCCAGGGCGCCGCGTCCCAGGTCGGTGCTCATGGGACGCACCTGTTGCTGCTCGTGCTGTTCGTCGCGGTGACGCTCGTCACACGCGAGGTGCTGTGGCTCCCCACGCAGCGCGACCTCGATTTCAGCGCGTATTGGGCAGCGGGCCAGCTCGCGTTCTCGCCAGAGGGGGCGCCCTATGACTGGAGGACGCTGACGCGTCTGGGCCGCGAGTGGTTGCCCGAGCGCACCCCGGTCCCTGGCTTCATCTACACCCCGGTCGCGCTGCTGGCGTTCGGGGTGTTCAAGGGGCTGGAGTTCACCACCGCGGCCGGCATCATGCTCCTGGTCAACATCCTCACCGCGGCGGCCGCGTTCGCCTTCCTGGCGCGCACGCTCGAGCTGAGGAGCTCGCGGCGGATGTTCCTGTGCTGGGCCGGTTACACGCTGTGCTTCGCGCCCCTCTACGAGTCGCTGGGACTGGGGCAGGTGAACCCGGTGTTGCTGCTGCTGCTGTGCGCCGTATGGTCCGCGTACCGGAGCAACCGCGCGATGTGGGCCGGGGGCCTGGCCGCCGCGGCCGCGGTGTTCCTCAAGTTCCACTTCGGCCTGCTGTTGCTGCCAGTGCTGCTGCGCAGACAGTGGAGGCTTGCGCTATGGGGCATCGCCTTCCTCTCGCTGGGCGTGGGCCTGTCCGCAGCTCTCCTTCCTTTCGATGCATGGGCGCAGTGGCATGAGCATGTCGTCAGTGGCAGCTCGCTCATCCGCATGCCCAGAGGACTGCCGGGTGTCGCGGATCAGTCCAACCTGAGCCTGCCGGGGCTGACAGGCCGATTCCTCCTGAAGAACCTGGCCTTCCCCAACAACTCCACTCCCCGGGAGCTGGCCTCCCTGGTGGCCACGTCGTTGTGCGTGGTGCTCGCGTGCGTCATGGCCTGGGTGTTGTGGCGCTCCAGCCGCATGCCGCGGACGCCCGAGCGGGCCGACATGGAGGTCTGCCTCGTGCTGGCCACGGCCTTCGAGGTGTCCCCCATCTCCTGGGGCCCCCACCTCATGTTCCTCCTGCCAGTCGTGTACCTGTTGGGCCGCGATGTCGTCCTGACACCGGGGGCCCCCGCACCACAGCGGGTCCTGCTGGGGACCCTCATCCTCATCCTGGCCCTGCACCCGTACTTCCTCAGGCTCCACGACGCCACGGTCATCCTGGTGGTGGCCACAGTTCGCGCCCTGGTGACACTCACGGTCTGGAGCGCCATGGCGCTGCTGCTCCTGCGCCTGTCTCCCGCGCCGGCGCTCCACACCCCGGCTTTCCATTCGACACCGTAA
- a CDS encoding NAD(P)-dependent alcohol dehydrogenase has translation MEAPTNPPLEVTRQAPVSTAQEMNAIVLERHGPPEVLRVARLPIPALQDKGVLVRVRATAVSPGDCRMRARKPPRGAPSGPRRVGLDVAGEVVSVGKAITHLRPGERVYGFSMRAVASAEYALLPGSAVVPIPASLSFQQAAAVPLSATTALQALRDVAKVRPGERVLVVGASGGVGSFAVQLARILGADVTGVCSARHVELVRELGASRVLDHGQTDFTQEKERYDVVFNTTFARSFLACRGVMERSGRYVTVALPPPLMDLVASRLLPGPRFQMASVHPRGDDLRQLSAWIDAGQLRPVISEVFPATRFAEAHKACEAGRSGGKLVVDMESLSIAGGAL, from the coding sequence ATGGAAGCCCCCACGAATCCCCCTCTGGAAGTAACCCGGCAAGCGCCGGTGAGCACCGCGCAGGAGATGAACGCCATCGTCTTGGAGCGGCATGGACCGCCCGAGGTGCTGCGAGTGGCGCGGCTTCCCATTCCAGCCCTGCAGGACAAGGGCGTCCTGGTGCGCGTGCGAGCCACGGCGGTGAGCCCGGGTGATTGCCGCATGCGCGCCCGCAAGCCACCGCGAGGTGCGCCGAGCGGTCCGAGGCGCGTCGGTCTGGACGTGGCGGGCGAGGTGGTGAGCGTGGGCAAGGCCATCACCCACCTGCGGCCCGGAGAGCGCGTGTATGGCTTCAGCATGCGTGCCGTGGCGAGCGCGGAGTACGCGCTGCTGCCCGGCTCCGCCGTGGTTCCGATTCCCGCCTCGCTGTCGTTCCAACAGGCCGCCGCGGTGCCCCTCTCCGCCACCACGGCGCTGCAGGCGCTGCGGGACGTGGCGAAGGTGAGGCCGGGTGAGCGGGTGCTCGTGGTGGGAGCATCGGGTGGCGTGGGCAGCTTCGCGGTGCAGCTTGCCCGCATCCTCGGTGCCGACGTCACCGGGGTGTGTTCCGCGCGGCATGTCGAGCTCGTGCGGGAGCTGGGCGCAAGCCGCGTGCTGGACCACGGCCAGACGGACTTCACACAAGAGAAGGAGCGCTACGACGTCGTGTTCAACACCACGTTCGCTCGCTCCTTCCTCGCGTGCCGCGGGGTGATGGAGCGGTCGGGCCGGTACGTCACCGTGGCCCTGCCTCCGCCCTTGATGGACCTGGTGGCCTCCCGCCTTCTCCCCGGGCCTCGATTCCAGATGGCGTCCGTCCATCCGAGGGGCGACGACTTGCGGCAGCTCAGCGCCTGGATTGACGCAGGCCAACTCCGGCCCGTCATCAGCGAGGTGTTCCCCGCCACGCGCTTCGCGGAGGCCCACAAGGCCTGCGAGGCCGGCCGCTCCGGCGGAAAGCTCGTCGTGGACATGGAGTCCCTCTCCATAGCGGGGGGCGCCCTCTAG
- a CDS encoding cyclic peptide export ABC transporter, with amino-acid sequence MKLVLFLIKRAKGRFALAILCGLLGGAMSAGLLAVIGNTLNGSMPTRTGMLAFAGLATMGMLTRFFSQVLLNSLHQGELQQLRLQLGRQILATPLRRLEETGPHQLQTALSNDIQSMSSSLGLVPVIFIDLTIVVGCLAYMAWLSWSSFLGTMLFLLVGGLTYWIPQGRGVSILRQSHGQQSLLFKAFRGITDGIKELKLHQERRTAFIKECFEPTTAALQRAHTRASYYYAAAALWGTFIFLFFIGLMLYVAPRVLSVSPQELMGYTLAALYLQQPLTTLMRNIPVLAQGNIALEHLEKLTLSPPDTGAPLPPAPRSFERLEVTGITHTYFRDNDDSRFTLGPIHLQLTPGEVVFIIGGNGSGKTTLAKLLTGLYTPESGELRIDGRTVTDENRQHYRQYFSAVFSDFHLFDSLLGLAPAERAQRLQGYLERLQLDKKVTVNEAGVLSTTDLSLGQRKRLALLTSWLEDRPIYLFDEWAADQDPAFKNVFYLELLQELKRAGKAVVVISHDNQYFHVADRIIQLDSGRLVELPSTAQKTEPRRATVAS; translated from the coding sequence ATGAAGCTCGTCCTCTTTCTCATCAAGCGGGCCAAGGGCCGCTTCGCGCTGGCCATCCTCTGTGGCCTGCTCGGCGGAGCCATGAGCGCCGGGCTCCTCGCCGTCATCGGCAACACGCTCAACGGCTCAATGCCCACGCGCACGGGCATGCTGGCCTTCGCGGGCCTCGCCACGATGGGGATGCTGACGCGGTTCTTCTCCCAGGTCCTGCTCAACTCGCTCCATCAAGGCGAGCTCCAGCAACTCAGGCTCCAGTTGGGCCGGCAGATCCTCGCCACGCCCCTGCGCCGCCTGGAGGAGACCGGCCCGCATCAGCTGCAAACCGCGCTCTCGAACGACATCCAGTCCATGAGCAGCAGCCTGGGGCTCGTCCCCGTCATCTTCATCGACCTCACCATCGTGGTGGGCTGCCTGGCCTACATGGCCTGGCTGTCGTGGAGCAGCTTCCTTGGGACGATGCTCTTCCTGTTGGTGGGCGGGCTGACCTACTGGATTCCCCAAGGGCGCGGGGTGTCCATCCTCCGGCAGTCGCACGGCCAGCAGTCCCTGCTCTTCAAGGCCTTCCGCGGCATCACCGACGGCATCAAGGAACTCAAGCTGCACCAGGAGCGGCGGACGGCCTTCATCAAGGAGTGCTTCGAGCCCACCACGGCCGCCCTGCAGCGCGCCCATACGCGCGCCAGCTACTACTACGCCGCCGCCGCGCTCTGGGGGACCTTCATCTTCCTCTTCTTCATCGGGTTGATGCTCTACGTGGCGCCTCGCGTCCTCAGCGTGAGCCCCCAGGAGCTGATGGGTTACACGCTCGCCGCCCTCTACCTCCAGCAGCCGCTCACCACCCTGATGCGGAACATCCCCGTCCTGGCCCAGGGGAACATCGCGCTGGAGCACCTCGAGAAGCTGACGCTCTCGCCTCCGGACACCGGCGCGCCACTCCCGCCGGCGCCTCGCTCCTTCGAGCGCCTGGAGGTGACGGGCATCACCCACACCTACTTCCGCGACAACGACGACAGCCGCTTCACGCTGGGCCCCATCCATCTCCAGCTCACCCCCGGGGAGGTCGTCTTCATCATCGGCGGCAACGGCAGCGGGAAGACGACGCTGGCCAAGCTGCTCACGGGCCTCTACACGCCGGAGTCCGGAGAGCTGCGCATCGACGGACGGACCGTCACCGACGAGAACCGGCAGCACTACCGGCAGTACTTCTCCGCGGTGTTCTCCGACTTCCATCTCTTCGACAGCCTGCTCGGCCTGGCCCCCGCGGAGCGCGCGCAGCGGCTGCAGGGCTACCTGGAGCGGCTCCAGCTCGACAAGAAGGTCACCGTCAACGAAGCGGGCGTGCTGTCCACGACGGACCTGTCGCTGGGCCAACGCAAGCGACTGGCGCTGCTCACCTCCTGGCTGGAGGACCGGCCCATCTACCTCTTTGACGAGTGGGCCGCGGACCAGGACCCCGCCTTCAAGAACGTCTTCTATCTGGAGCTCCTGCAGGAGCTGAAGCGCGCGGGCAAGGCCGTGGTGGTCATCAGCCACGACAACCAATACTTCCACGTGGCGGATCGCATCATCCAGCTCGACTCCGGCCGACTGGTGGAGCTGCCGTCCACAGCGCAGAAGACAGAGCCCCGTCGGGCCACGGTCGCCTCCTGA